TACATGCAGCAGGAAGAAAGAGCTTTGCACATTCTTCAGATTTGATATGTATAGAAATGATCTAGTTAGGTCTACTCTGTTTCTTTATCTAGATGTCATCATACAAGTAGAAATGAAACTCTCCATTACGACTACTCTGACATGGCGAGGAAAGTATCTTCTTTGATAGTCACTTTCCTCAGAAGCATTATTTCTGGTGCTTTGGAGCTTTTCTTGTTAGATTTGACCTAGACAGGTGACTTGCACAACTGGTGATATTGAAATACTATTGTATACATACCATGTTTTATGAGGTTGCATAGTACTTGCTACACGAAATTATCAAATAGTCTGTGCTTCTgagaaagccaaaaaaaaaaagccattgACAGAGTTGAGCAACAAAGCAGATTTCCTATTGTTATACTCAAGCAGGATTCAAgtaatcatttaattttctaAGTAAAACTGATATGGAATTTCAGAAGCATTGACGAAGCTGATCAACTAGTCTTACTCATACCTAGCCTGCTTAAGGCACTAAAGAGGACAAAACTATATAGGATACAAGTTGTTCAAATTTTAAGATCACATCAGGTAATTGACTTCTGGAATAGTCAGATACTTTAGTACCTATGATAGTTGTTAAACAAGAAGCCATGAAACCTTTGTCAAAACAGAGAAGCATAATCATATAAGACGAAAAGGAAAACAGCATCGAGGTACATGACAAATTGTGTCTGAACAATTTCTTTACAGGGCATCACCTGCGATAGCTGTAACTTTTTATGTTAAAGTACAAACGAAGTATTCCACCTTCAAAGTTGCACTTAAACCCCTTTTTTCGTGAATACTCCCACTCCTTATTAGCTATCCTAAATGCTATGTCTTGATAAGGTGGCCCTGCACGAAACCTTACTATGCAAGTGTCATTCCTATCTGCATCCTTCTCAATCAAATAAGTAGGAGCTCTTGCTTTATCAAGAAGATCTGGATAGAAAATGTTGAACTTGTATCCCACCACCATCTTCGGCGGAGGATTATCATGGTCGTAGTGAGTTTGATTGTACTTGTTCCATCGGTAGCCAGTatgaacaagattgaaataCTTTGGCTTTCTTGTGAAGTACTTGGTATCAATTGCTTCCCcattttcatcatcatcatcgtaAATCATCAACTCTGGTGGATATGATCCTAAAGCCTCCTCATCAAGCTCTGAACTACTTTGTCCATCAGTACTACCATCACCAACCTCCAACGGTTTCTTATTCTGCTGGATATGTCCTCGATCATGCAGCACCTTGGCATGGATACTTTTGAGACGAGCCTTAGCCTTGAATACACAGAGCCTCTTCAGAACAGCTTCCCAAAATTCAACTTCCTGAGCATTGCCAGACCTCATATTAGACTCAATATGGGACTCTATATCTTCCAATTGGTTGTATGATTTTCCTTCAAGAAACCTTTCTACATCTGCTTCAATGCTCCTATGAATTCCCCTCTCTCCACAAACTCTAGCGTGATCCAAGGCATCCTCACAAACAACCAAAACTGTCTCCCAATACTCCACatgcatttttgttttcctgTCCAAGCAAAGTTGCAACTTTGTCTCCTCGCGAAGTTTTTCCAACTCTTCTACATTGAGCCCCTCAAAAGCCACCATGCTAGGTTCTGCATTTTTATCCTTCTCCAAATCGTCATCATTTGAGCATGAATCAATGAGCCTAATCAATATATCGATTGGCTTTGGACGGCCCTCGCAAAACCGTTTTTCTGTCCTAATCTTCCTTTGAGCTAAAAGaaattcttcttccttcttctccCATTCCTGGACCTCGGATCGAGCACGCTCCCGAGCTAACAAAGCCATCTCTTCCTCACGTTTCCTTTTGGCAATATCCCTTTCTTCCCTCCTCTTCTTTAACTTCTCCACTTCACCAAACCTTTCCATCTGCCTTTTCCTCTCTGCCTTTGATGATAACATGTTACCCTCTATTCGCCCTTCCATCACATCCCGTTCAATCTTTTTCCTCCAAACAAATACTTCATTGATATGAGAATCTCCAAAACGCTTGCTTGAACCATCAACAGAATACTTTGA
The genomic region above belongs to Coffea arabica cultivar ET-39 chromosome 7c, Coffea Arabica ET-39 HiFi, whole genome shotgun sequence and contains:
- the LOC113697884 gene encoding splicing factor Cactin-like — its product is MERRMERLGQSQQCPTTPYTSDDECHNMRIADYLARKVEKKRAKVAREWRSKYSVDGSSKRFGDSHINEVFVWRKKIERDVMEGRIEGNMLSSKAERKRQMERFGEVEKLKKRREERDIAKRKREEEMALLARERARSEVQEWEKKEEEFLLAQRKIRTEKRFCEGRPKPIDILIRLIDSCSNDDDLEKDKNAEPSMVAFEGLNVEELEKLREETKLQLCLDRKTKMHVEYWETVLVVCEDALDHARVCGERGIHRSIEADVERFLEGKSYNQLEDIESHIESNMRSGNAQEVEFWEAVLKRLCVFKAKARLKSIHAKVLHDRGHIQQNKKPLEVGDGSTDGQSSSELDEEALGSYPPELMIYDDDDENGEAIDTKYFTRKPKYFNLVHTGYRWNKYNQTHYDHDNPPPKMVVGYKFNIFYPDLLDKARAPTYLIEKDADRNDTCIVRFRAGPPYQDIAFRIANKEWEYSRKKGFKCNFEGGILRLYFNIKSYSYRR